Proteins from one Bos indicus x Bos taurus breed Angus x Brahman F1 hybrid chromosome 19, Bos_hybrid_MaternalHap_v2.0, whole genome shotgun sequence genomic window:
- the CARD14 gene encoding caspase recruitment domain-containing protein 14 isoform X2, which yields MAELCRTDSSLTSLDEEVLWEMMEDHRCRIVRSIFPSRLTPYLRQAKVLDQLDEEEVLHSPRFNNTAMRVGYLLDLLKTRGKNGAIAFLESLKFHNPDVYTLVTGLQPSVDFTNFSGLMETSKLTECLAGAIGSLQEELSQEKGQKEALLRQCQQLQERLDQAEAHAEGLRQLEADHSRMKREVSAHFHEVLKLKDEMLSLSLHYSNALQEKELATTRCRSLQEELYLMKQELQREKMSSSCEREFRERSLKMASDLEPGDEELSRLKEENERLRSLTFSLAEKDILEQNLDEALESRQELVDRIHSLRERAVAAERQRKQYWEEKEQTLLQFQKTKVDCEIYKEKMNALQSQVVELQKERDQAYSARDGAQMEISQNLTEKDALRRKVFELMDQVCELRQQVQRLRVQADSSPGPKQEVGAREPCPKGKQRLVRMFALCPRDDSNGSSSESQLWSDLSATSSRELVDSFRSSSPAPPSQQSLCKRATEDFWEDLCSSSGCPEILEVDQGGSLGAKKSNADLDFEIVDRADLPESENSLQPSSGDLYLSASCFPVRRRPARKILSQVTVLAFQGDALLEQISVIGGNLTGIFIHRVTPGSAADEMALRSGTQIVMVDYEATEPSSKAVLEGMTLERAVGLLQRVNGFCCLSVKVNMEGYKKLVQDLEAKVATSGDSFYIRVNLALEGRAEGELQVRCNDILHVTDTLFQGSSCWHAHRVGPYSTKGTKHGTIPNYTRAQQLLIALLQDMAHQSTVTRKSSGGAQKLVRIVSMDRTKASPLWSSFEGSQSDPSRVEDPSTVCFWTESCFTLVPYTLVHPHRPSRPRPVLFVPRVVGKILIEKLCLFQGFKKCPAEYLSQEEYDTSSQRGDIIQEREASGGLYCVTRRAVESLMGKNTHALLDIQLDSVCVLHRMEIFPIIIHVSINEKVAKKFKKALQRLGTTEDQLLEAARQEEAELDKVPCLYSSLAPESWSDLDALLGCVRLAITDEQRKVVWTE from the exons ATGGCAGAGCTGTGCCGCACGGACTCCTCGCTGACCTCCCTGGATGAGGAGGTGTTGTGGGAGATGATGGAGGACCACCGCTGCAGGATTGTACGCAGCATCTTCCCCAGCCGTCTCACCCCCTACCTGCGCCAGGCCAAGGTGCTGGACCAGCTGGATGAGGAGGAGGTGCTGCACAGCCCCAGGTTCAACAACACGGCCATGAGAGTCG GGTACTTGCTGGATTTGCTAAAGACTCGAGGCAAGAATGGGGCCATTGCCTTCCTGGAGAGCCTGAAGTTCCACAACCCTGATGTCTACACCCTGGTCACCGGCCTGCAGCCCAGCGTGGACTTCACAAACTTCAGTG GGCTCATGGAGACGTCCAAGCTGACCGAGTGCCTGGCTGGAGCCATTGGGAGCCTGCAGGAGGAGCTGAGCCAGGAAAAGGGGCAGAAGGAGGCACTGCTGCGGCAGTGCCAGCAGCTGCAGGAGCGCCTGGACCAGGCCGAGGCCCACGCTGAAGGCCTGCGTCAACTGGAGGCCGACCACAGCCGCATGAAGCGCGAGGTCAGTGCCCACTTCCACgaggtgctgaagctgaaggacGAGATGCTGAGTCTCTCGCTGCACTACAGCAACGCGCTGCAGGAGAAGGAGCTGGCCACCACACGCTGCCGCAGCCTGCAGGAAGAG CTGTATCTGATGAAGCAAGAGCTGCAGCGAGAGAAGATGTCTTCTTCCTGTGAGCGGGAATTTCGAGAGCGGTCCCTGAAGATGGCCAGCGACCTGGAGCCTGGAGACGAGGAGCTGAGCCgcctgaaggaggagaatgagagGCTCCGCTCCCTGACCTTCAGCCTG GCGGAGAAGGACATTCTGGAACAGAATCTGGACGAGGCCTTGGAGAGCAGGCAGGAGCTGGTGGACCGCATCCACTCTCTGAGGGAGCGGGCGGTGGCCGCTGAGAGACAGCGAAAGCAG TACTGGGAAGAGAAGGAGCAGACCCTGCTCCAGTTCCAGAAAACCAAGGTGGACTGTGAAATCTACAAGGAGAAGATGAATGCCCTGCAGAGCCAAGTGGTCGAGCTGCAGAAGGAACGAGACCAG GCCTACTCGGCGAGGGATGGAGCCCAGATGGAGATTTCTCAGAACCTGACCGAGAAGGACGCCCTCCGCAGGAAGGTGTTTGAGCTGATGGACCAGGTCTGCGAGCTGCGCCAGCAGGTCCAGCGGCTGCGGGTGCAGGCCGACTCATCACCGGGG CCCAAGCAGGAGGTGGGGGCCAGGGAGCCCTGTCCGAAGGGGAAGCAGCGGCTGGTGCGTATGTTTGCCCTCTGCCCGCGGGATGACAGCAACGGCAGCTCCTCTGAG TCTCAGCTCTGGTCTGACCTGAGTGCCACATCCAGCCGAGAGCTGGTGGACAGCTTCCGCTCCAGCAGCCCTGCGCCTCCCAGCCAGCAATCCCTGTGCAAGCGGGCCACAGAGGACTTCTGGGAAGACCTATGCTCTTCCAG CGGCTGCCCAGAAATCCTGGAGGTGGACCAGGGAGGCTCCCTGGGTGCTAAGAAGAGCAATGCAGACTTGGATTTTGAGATTGTAGACCGGGCAG ACCTCCCTGAATCTGAGAACAGCCTGCAGCCGTCTTCTGGGGACCTCTATCTCTCCGCCAG CTGCTTCCCAGTGAGGCGGAGGCCGGCCCGCAAGATCCTGAGCCAGGTCACCGTGCTGGCCTTCCAGGGGGATGCGCTGCTGGAGCAGATAAGTGTTATTGGCGGGAACCTCACAGGCATCTTCATTCATCGGGTCACCCCGGGCTCTGCGGCAGATGAGATGGCTTTGCGCTCCGGCACCCAGATTGTCATG GTGGATTACGAGGCAACTGAGCCCTCGTCCAAGGCTGTCCTGGAGGGCATGACCCTGGAGCGGGCCGTCGGACTTCTCCAGAGGGTGAATGGCTTCTGCTGTCTGTCAGTGAAGGTCAACATGGAGG GTTATAAGAAGCTGGTCCAGGACCTGGAGGCCAAAGTGGCCACGTCAGGGGACTCCTTCTACATCCGGGTCAATCTGGCCCTGGAGGGGCGGGCGGAGGGAGAGCTTCAGGTGCGCTGCAACGACATCCTGCATGTCACAGACACCCTGTTCCAGGGCAGCAGCTGCTGGCACGCCCACCGTGTTGGCCCCTACAGCACCAAGGGCACCAAGCATGGCACCATCCCCAACTACACACG GGCTCAGCAGCTGCTCatcgccctcctccaggacatggCTCATCAGAGCACCGTGACCCGCAAG TCGTCTGGGGGAGCCCAGAAGTTGGTCCGCATTGTCAGTATGGACAGAACCAAGGCCAGCCCTCTGTGGTCAAGCTTTGAAGGGAGCCAGTCGGACCCGAGCCGGGTAGAAG ACCCCTCCACCGTGTGCTTTTGGACCGAGAGCTGCTTCACCCTGGTGCCCTACACCCTGGTGCACCCCCACAGGCCCAGCCGGCCCCGGCCTGTGCTCTTCGTGCCCAGggtggtcgggaagatcctgatTGAGAAGCTGTGCCTCTTCCAAGGGTTTAAGAAATGCCCAGCAG AGTACTTGAGCCAGGAGGAGTATGACACCTCCAGCCAGAGAGGGGACATCATCCAGGAAAGAGAGGCATCCGGTGGCCTCTACTGTGTCACCCGCAGAGCAGTTGAGTCCCTCATGGGAAAG AACACCCACGCCCTCCTGGACATCCAGCTGGACAGTGTCTGTGTCCTGCACAGGATGGAGATTTTCCCCATCATTATCCATGTCTCCATCAATGAGAAGGTGGCAAAGAAATTCAA GAAGGCTCTGCAGCGGCTAGGTACCACAGAGGACCAGCTCCTGGAGGCCGCCAGGCAGGAGGAGGCTGAGCTGGATAAAGTGCCCTGTCTATATAGCAGCCTGGCCCCCGAAAGCTGGAGTGACCTGGATGCCCTGCTCGGCTGCGTCCGCCTGGCCATCACGGATGAGCAAAGGAAGGTCGTGTGGACAGAGTAG
- the CARD14 gene encoding caspase recruitment domain-containing protein 14 isoform X1, which produces MAELCRTDSSLTSLDEEVLWEMMEDHRCRIVRSIFPSRLTPYLRQAKVLDQLDEEEVLHSPRFNNTAMRVGYLLDLLKTRGKNGAIAFLESLKFHNPDVYTLVTGLQPSVDFTNFSGLMETSKLTECLAGAIGSLQEELSQEKGQKEALLRQCQQLQERLDQAEAHAEGLRQLEADHSRMKREVSAHFHEVLKLKDEMLSLSLHYSNALQEKELATTRCRSLQEELYLMKQELQREKMSSSCEREFRERSLKMASDLEPGDEELSRLKEENERLRSLTFSLAEKDILEQNLDEALESRQELVDRIHSLRERAVAAERQRKQYWEEKEQTLLQFQKTKVDCEIYKEKMNALQSQVVELQKERDQAYSARDGAQMEISQNLTEKDALRRKVFELMDQVCELRQQVQRLRVQADSSPGPKQEVGAREPCPKGKQRLVRMFALCPRDDSNGSSSESQLWSDLSATSSRELVDSFRSSSPAPPSQQSLCKRATEDFWEDLCSSSGCPEILEVDQGGSLGAKKSNADLDFEIVDRADLPESENSLQPSSGDLYLSASCFPVRRRPARKILSQVTVLAFQGDALLEQISVIGGNLTGIFIHRVTPGSAADEMALRSGTQIVMVDYEATEPSSKAVLEGMTLERAVGLLQRVNGFCCLSVKVNMEGYKKLVQDLEAKVATSGDSFYIRVNLALEGRAEGELQVRCNDILHVTDTLFQGSSCWHAHRVGPYSTKGTKHGTIPNYTRAQQLLIALLQDMAHQSTVTRKQSSGGAQKLVRIVSMDRTKASPLWSSFEGSQSDPSRVEDPSTVCFWTESCFTLVPYTLVHPHRPSRPRPVLFVPRVVGKILIEKLCLFQGFKKCPAEYLSQEEYDTSSQRGDIIQEREASGGLYCVTRRAVESLMGKNTHALLDIQLDSVCVLHRMEIFPIIIHVSINEKVAKKFKKALQRLGTTEDQLLEAARQEEAELDKVPCLYSSLAPESWSDLDALLGCVRLAITDEQRKVVWTE; this is translated from the exons ATGGCAGAGCTGTGCCGCACGGACTCCTCGCTGACCTCCCTGGATGAGGAGGTGTTGTGGGAGATGATGGAGGACCACCGCTGCAGGATTGTACGCAGCATCTTCCCCAGCCGTCTCACCCCCTACCTGCGCCAGGCCAAGGTGCTGGACCAGCTGGATGAGGAGGAGGTGCTGCACAGCCCCAGGTTCAACAACACGGCCATGAGAGTCG GGTACTTGCTGGATTTGCTAAAGACTCGAGGCAAGAATGGGGCCATTGCCTTCCTGGAGAGCCTGAAGTTCCACAACCCTGATGTCTACACCCTGGTCACCGGCCTGCAGCCCAGCGTGGACTTCACAAACTTCAGTG GGCTCATGGAGACGTCCAAGCTGACCGAGTGCCTGGCTGGAGCCATTGGGAGCCTGCAGGAGGAGCTGAGCCAGGAAAAGGGGCAGAAGGAGGCACTGCTGCGGCAGTGCCAGCAGCTGCAGGAGCGCCTGGACCAGGCCGAGGCCCACGCTGAAGGCCTGCGTCAACTGGAGGCCGACCACAGCCGCATGAAGCGCGAGGTCAGTGCCCACTTCCACgaggtgctgaagctgaaggacGAGATGCTGAGTCTCTCGCTGCACTACAGCAACGCGCTGCAGGAGAAGGAGCTGGCCACCACACGCTGCCGCAGCCTGCAGGAAGAG CTGTATCTGATGAAGCAAGAGCTGCAGCGAGAGAAGATGTCTTCTTCCTGTGAGCGGGAATTTCGAGAGCGGTCCCTGAAGATGGCCAGCGACCTGGAGCCTGGAGACGAGGAGCTGAGCCgcctgaaggaggagaatgagagGCTCCGCTCCCTGACCTTCAGCCTG GCGGAGAAGGACATTCTGGAACAGAATCTGGACGAGGCCTTGGAGAGCAGGCAGGAGCTGGTGGACCGCATCCACTCTCTGAGGGAGCGGGCGGTGGCCGCTGAGAGACAGCGAAAGCAG TACTGGGAAGAGAAGGAGCAGACCCTGCTCCAGTTCCAGAAAACCAAGGTGGACTGTGAAATCTACAAGGAGAAGATGAATGCCCTGCAGAGCCAAGTGGTCGAGCTGCAGAAGGAACGAGACCAG GCCTACTCGGCGAGGGATGGAGCCCAGATGGAGATTTCTCAGAACCTGACCGAGAAGGACGCCCTCCGCAGGAAGGTGTTTGAGCTGATGGACCAGGTCTGCGAGCTGCGCCAGCAGGTCCAGCGGCTGCGGGTGCAGGCCGACTCATCACCGGGG CCCAAGCAGGAGGTGGGGGCCAGGGAGCCCTGTCCGAAGGGGAAGCAGCGGCTGGTGCGTATGTTTGCCCTCTGCCCGCGGGATGACAGCAACGGCAGCTCCTCTGAG TCTCAGCTCTGGTCTGACCTGAGTGCCACATCCAGCCGAGAGCTGGTGGACAGCTTCCGCTCCAGCAGCCCTGCGCCTCCCAGCCAGCAATCCCTGTGCAAGCGGGCCACAGAGGACTTCTGGGAAGACCTATGCTCTTCCAG CGGCTGCCCAGAAATCCTGGAGGTGGACCAGGGAGGCTCCCTGGGTGCTAAGAAGAGCAATGCAGACTTGGATTTTGAGATTGTAGACCGGGCAG ACCTCCCTGAATCTGAGAACAGCCTGCAGCCGTCTTCTGGGGACCTCTATCTCTCCGCCAG CTGCTTCCCAGTGAGGCGGAGGCCGGCCCGCAAGATCCTGAGCCAGGTCACCGTGCTGGCCTTCCAGGGGGATGCGCTGCTGGAGCAGATAAGTGTTATTGGCGGGAACCTCACAGGCATCTTCATTCATCGGGTCACCCCGGGCTCTGCGGCAGATGAGATGGCTTTGCGCTCCGGCACCCAGATTGTCATG GTGGATTACGAGGCAACTGAGCCCTCGTCCAAGGCTGTCCTGGAGGGCATGACCCTGGAGCGGGCCGTCGGACTTCTCCAGAGGGTGAATGGCTTCTGCTGTCTGTCAGTGAAGGTCAACATGGAGG GTTATAAGAAGCTGGTCCAGGACCTGGAGGCCAAAGTGGCCACGTCAGGGGACTCCTTCTACATCCGGGTCAATCTGGCCCTGGAGGGGCGGGCGGAGGGAGAGCTTCAGGTGCGCTGCAACGACATCCTGCATGTCACAGACACCCTGTTCCAGGGCAGCAGCTGCTGGCACGCCCACCGTGTTGGCCCCTACAGCACCAAGGGCACCAAGCATGGCACCATCCCCAACTACACACG GGCTCAGCAGCTGCTCatcgccctcctccaggacatggCTCATCAGAGCACCGTGACCCGCAAG CAGTCGTCTGGGGGAGCCCAGAAGTTGGTCCGCATTGTCAGTATGGACAGAACCAAGGCCAGCCCTCTGTGGTCAAGCTTTGAAGGGAGCCAGTCGGACCCGAGCCGGGTAGAAG ACCCCTCCACCGTGTGCTTTTGGACCGAGAGCTGCTTCACCCTGGTGCCCTACACCCTGGTGCACCCCCACAGGCCCAGCCGGCCCCGGCCTGTGCTCTTCGTGCCCAGggtggtcgggaagatcctgatTGAGAAGCTGTGCCTCTTCCAAGGGTTTAAGAAATGCCCAGCAG AGTACTTGAGCCAGGAGGAGTATGACACCTCCAGCCAGAGAGGGGACATCATCCAGGAAAGAGAGGCATCCGGTGGCCTCTACTGTGTCACCCGCAGAGCAGTTGAGTCCCTCATGGGAAAG AACACCCACGCCCTCCTGGACATCCAGCTGGACAGTGTCTGTGTCCTGCACAGGATGGAGATTTTCCCCATCATTATCCATGTCTCCATCAATGAGAAGGTGGCAAAGAAATTCAA GAAGGCTCTGCAGCGGCTAGGTACCACAGAGGACCAGCTCCTGGAGGCCGCCAGGCAGGAGGAGGCTGAGCTGGATAAAGTGCCCTGTCTATATAGCAGCCTGGCCCCCGAAAGCTGGAGTGACCTGGATGCCCTGCTCGGCTGCGTCCGCCTGGCCATCACGGATGAGCAAAGGAAGGTCGTGTGGACAGAGTAG